One part of the Thermoanaerobacterium sp. CMT5567-10 genome encodes these proteins:
- a CDS encoding Veg family protein: MADRLALHEIKKKLDDHVGARVRLKTNGGRKKTIIREGFLEKTYPSIFIIVIDGQGATRRVSYSYSDILTDTVELTLMKGEKEIRCM, from the coding sequence TTGGCCGATAGATTAGCCCTACATGAGATAAAAAAGAAGCTGGATGACCATGTTGGCGCAAGAGTCCGGCTAAAAACCAATGGTGGAAGAAAGAAGACAATAATCCGGGAAGGATTTTTAGAAAAGACATATCCAAGCATTTTTATTATTGTGATAGATGGACAGGGAGCAACCCGCAGGGTCTCATATAGTTATTCTGACATTTTAACGGATACAGTTGAGCTTACATTGATGAAAGGTGAAAAAGAAATACGTTGCATGTAA
- a CDS encoding spore germination protein, with translation MEENIKYIKDMLKDSDDIIYREIWVGEEFQHKLELVFVDGLVDKSIINEHVMHSLMLDSRQAKPSIEEIKKNIYEVIKKAAITGGDIKEIDDLDKCITSILSGDTALFLDGHPKVVIISSRGWQMRSVAPPETEMVVRGAREGFTETLRVNTALVRRWIRDPELKIKQMQIGKRSKTDVALLYIDDIVNKDLLSEIKERLEQIDIDGVLESGYIEQLIEEDWHSPFPQMLNTERPDKVAASVLEGRIAILIDNSPFALIIPTTLATLFQSPEDYFERWMISSLLRILRFTAAVIALVGPSIYIAFTSYHPGMIPTKLALYIASTRQGVPFPAFMEALIMEATFELLREAGIRLPVPIGQTIGIVGGLIIGQAAVMAGIVSPLMVIVVAVTAVSSFSIPSYSAAIAFRLLRFAFMLFAAVLGLYGIMLCLILMLTHLVVLKSFGLPYLSPFVEVNLSDLADTLIRAPLMMFKKRPAILDTQDKKRMKDLRPEEIESMEIDRRNGNDKK, from the coding sequence ATTGAAGAAAACATAAAATACATAAAAGATATGTTAAAAGATTCTGATGATATAATTTACAGGGAAATCTGGGTTGGAGAAGAGTTTCAACATAAATTGGAACTTGTTTTTGTAGATGGACTCGTAGATAAAAGCATCATAAATGAACACGTAATGCATTCACTCATGCTTGATTCCAGGCAGGCAAAACCATCTATAGAGGAAATTAAAAAGAACATATATGAAGTGATAAAAAAAGCCGCCATAACTGGTGGTGATATAAAAGAGATAGATGATCTTGACAAGTGCATAACATCTATATTATCAGGTGATACAGCTCTTTTTTTAGATGGACACCCTAAAGTTGTGATTATATCCAGCAGAGGATGGCAGATGAGATCTGTAGCACCACCAGAGACAGAAATGGTAGTGAGGGGTGCAAGAGAAGGTTTTACTGAAACTTTAAGAGTTAATACAGCCCTTGTTAGAAGGTGGATAAGAGATCCTGAGCTTAAAATAAAGCAGATGCAAATAGGCAAGCGTTCAAAGACAGATGTTGCTTTATTGTACATAGATGACATTGTCAATAAAGATTTATTGTCGGAGATTAAAGAGAGACTAGAACAGATAGACATTGACGGTGTATTAGAGAGTGGTTATATTGAGCAACTTATAGAAGAAGATTGGCATTCGCCATTTCCCCAGATGTTAAATACAGAAAGGCCAGATAAAGTTGCAGCATCTGTATTAGAAGGCAGAATAGCTATACTTATAGATAATTCTCCATTTGCCCTTATCATACCGACTACTCTGGCGACGCTTTTTCAGTCGCCTGAAGATTATTTTGAAAGATGGATGATTTCATCACTTTTGAGGATACTGAGGTTTACAGCGGCTGTCATTGCTCTTGTTGGACCATCTATATACATTGCGTTTACATCATATCATCCTGGTATGATACCAACAAAATTAGCCCTTTATATAGCTTCAACAAGGCAAGGTGTTCCGTTTCCTGCCTTTATGGAAGCGTTGATAATGGAGGCAACTTTTGAACTTTTAAGAGAAGCTGGCATAAGGCTTCCTGTTCCAATAGGTCAGACGATAGGTATTGTAGGTGGTTTGATCATTGGTCAAGCTGCTGTAATGGCGGGAATCGTAAGTCCACTGATGGTTATAGTAGTTGCAGTCACGGCAGTATCATCATTCTCGATACCAAGTTACAGTGCTGCTATTGCTTTTAGGCTTTTAAGGTTTGCCTTTATGCTTTTTGCTGCCGTATTAGGACTGTACGGTATAATGCTTTGTTTAATACTAATGCTTACACACTTGGTAGTTCTAAAAAGTTTTGGTCTTCCGTATTTATCACCGTTTGTTGAAGTAAATTTAAGTGATTTAGCAGATACCTTGATCAGAGCGCCACTTATGATGTTTAAGAAAAGACCAGCAATTTTGGATACACAAGACAAGAAACGCATGAAAGATTTAAGACCTGAGGAGATCGAAAGCATGGAGATAGACCGGAGGAATGGTAATGATAAAAAATAA
- a CDS encoding CLC_0170 family protein has product MVNLVHFIKQVFNGYLFATLFIAGFYESVFEPKDLRKKGLEEDSKICRNIGIAYLLVDVIMYIIMKLLPI; this is encoded by the coding sequence ATGGTGAATTTAGTTCATTTTATAAAACAGGTCTTTAATGGATATTTATTTGCGACGCTTTTCATCGCGGGATTTTATGAGTCGGTATTTGAGCCTAAAGACTTAAGAAAGAAAGGCCTTGAAGAGGATTCAAAGATATGCAGAAACATAGGTATAGCTTATCTTTTGGTAGATGTAATAATGTATATAATCATGAAACTATTACCGATTTGA
- a CDS encoding GntR family transcriptional regulator, translated as MNNYLPLENYKPLRDIVFDYMKNAIITGEFKPGERLMEVQLAEKLGVSRTPVREAIRKLELDGLVVMVPRKGAYVSDLSTKDLLNAFEVRQSLEGLAASLAAERITDDELNKLKEILDKFYEGIAENNTEKLIKYDQEFHDCIFNASRNEKLVQIMNNLQEHVHRFRVKYINDYRKSKKLYQEHKKILESLEMRNAENAQKWAEKHIQNFQNDLVKDMKHFSNGE; from the coding sequence ATGAATAATTATCTACCATTGGAAAATTATAAACCACTGAGGGATATTGTTTTTGACTATATGAAGAATGCTATTATAACAGGTGAGTTTAAACCCGGTGAAAGGCTTATGGAAGTACAGCTAGCAGAAAAGCTTGGTGTTAGCAGGACACCTGTTAGAGAAGCCATAAGAAAACTTGAACTGGATGGCCTTGTTGTAATGGTTCCGAGAAAAGGTGCCTATGTGTCGGATTTAAGCACAAAGGATCTTCTCAATGCTTTTGAGGTTAGACAGTCTTTAGAAGGACTGGCAGCATCATTAGCTGCTGAGAGGATTACAGATGATGAGCTTAATAAGCTAAAGGAAATACTTGATAAATTCTATGAAGGAATTGCGGAAAACAACACAGAGAAATTGATTAAATACGATCAAGAATTTCATGATTGCATTTTTAATGCATCAAGAAATGAAAAATTGGTGCAGATAATGAATAATCTACAGGAGCATGTTCACAGATTTAGGGTAAAATATATCAACGATTATAGGAAATCTAAAAAATTGTATCAGGAACACAAGAAAATACTTGAATCATTAGAAATGCGAAATGCTGAAAATGCTCAAAAGTGGGCGGAAAAGCACATTCAGAATTTCCAAAATGATTTGGTAAAAGATATGAAGCATTTTAGCAATGGAGAGTGA
- a CDS encoding aminotransferase class I/II-fold pyridoxal phosphate-dependent enzyme, translating into MSKYSQNDAPLFEALKKYVDENVYAFHVPGHKHGKGIKEFTEYVGNAVMSIDVNSMEDLDNLANPIGVIKDAHQLAAQAFGADNAYFLVNGTTSGIQAMIMAATEPGDKIIMPRNSHKSAFSALILAGVIPVYLYPEIDENLDIALGISAEQVKEAILANPDSKAVLVLNPTYYGITSELEEIIKIAHQHNMAVLCDEAHGSHFYFHPDMPPGGITLGADISALSMHKTGGSMTQSSLLLSKGNRVEPSSIKSILNLIQSTSASYVLMASIDVARKQLVTQGKDMLNCVISLSQYAREEINKIGGIKALTQSDIKGPYLLDPIKLVINVSKTGMTGYEIMRELRLKYHIQLEMADLSNIMAIISLGDDINMVEHLIRSLKELVRIKNHDEITTGNLIRPEVIVAPRDAYYGKNRSVLLDDAEGEICAEMIMVYPPGIPMICPGERITKDIIDRVKLLKEQHCQLQGTEDPNIDYIKVLGHVYKV; encoded by the coding sequence ATGTCTAAATACAGTCAGAATGATGCGCCTTTATTTGAGGCGCTTAAAAAATATGTGGATGAAAATGTGTATGCTTTTCATGTGCCAGGGCACAAGCATGGGAAAGGTATTAAAGAATTTACAGAATATGTAGGAAATGCTGTAATGAGCATTGATGTTAACAGCATGGAGGATTTGGATAATCTTGCAAATCCTATTGGAGTCATAAAAGATGCTCACCAACTTGCGGCACAAGCATTTGGAGCAGATAACGCTTATTTTCTAGTGAATGGCACAACGTCAGGAATACAGGCTATGATTATGGCGGCGACTGAGCCAGGTGATAAAATAATAATGCCGAGAAATTCTCATAAATCGGCGTTTTCCGCATTAATATTAGCAGGTGTGATTCCAGTTTATCTTTATCCGGAAATAGATGAGAATTTGGATATTGCTTTAGGAATAAGCGCAGAACAAGTAAAAGAAGCGATTTTAGCAAATCCGGATTCCAAAGCTGTTCTTGTATTGAACCCAACATATTATGGCATTACTTCAGAACTAGAAGAGATAATTAAAATTGCCCACCAACATAATATGGCTGTCCTGTGTGATGAAGCCCATGGAAGCCATTTTTATTTTCATCCTGATATGCCTCCTGGTGGAATCACCCTTGGAGCTGACATCTCTGCACTGAGCATGCACAAGACAGGTGGTTCTATGACACAAAGTTCTCTTCTGCTGTCTAAAGGAAATAGAGTTGAACCATCTTCAATAAAGTCAATTTTAAATCTGATACAGTCTACATCTGCTTCATACGTTTTAATGGCATCTATTGATGTGGCAAGAAAGCAATTGGTAACACAAGGCAAAGATATGTTAAACTGCGTCATAAGCCTTTCACAATACGCAAGAGAAGAAATCAACAAGATAGGAGGCATAAAAGCTCTGACTCAAAGTGATATAAAAGGTCCATATCTTTTAGATCCCATAAAGCTTGTCATCAATGTGTCGAAGACCGGCATGACTGGATATGAAATCATGAGGGAATTAAGGCTTAAATATCACATTCAGTTAGAAATGGCAGACCTAAGCAACATAATGGCGATAATAAGCCTTGGAGATGATATAAATATGGTTGAACATCTGATACGTAGCTTGAAAGAACTTGTCAGGATAAAAAACCATGATGAAATAACGACAGGAAACCTCATAAGACCTGAAGTGATTGTTGCTCCAAGGGATGCGTATTATGGTAAAAATAGATCTGTTTTATTAGATGATGCAGAAGGCGAGATATGTGCAGAGATGATTATGGTATATCCACCAGGGATACCAATGATATGTCCTGGCGAGAGGATTACGAAAGACATCATTGATAGAGTCAAATTATTAAAAGAACAGCATTGTCAACTTCAGGGTACGGAAGATCCAAACATAGATTACATAAAAGTTTTGGGACACGTGTATAAAGTTTGA
- a CDS encoding nucleotidyltransferase family protein has protein sequence MNALILAGSTGDEKLPEKALIKIKGRYMISYVIDALRGSGKVEKIAVIGDKEKLKCIDGIDILIEQGSSIIENVVKGIEPFKNDRRVLILTCDIPMLTKEAVIDFIEQSESYNADLCYPIVKREDNERKFPDAKRTYAKIKEGTFTGGNIFYLNPKIIDACIEAAKQFIAFRKKPWKLGQLLGFKILILFAFGRVTISQLERKVSELFNINAKAVISKYPEIGNDVDKDEDVEMANKYIA, from the coding sequence ATGAATGCTTTAATACTTGCAGGCAGTACTGGTGATGAAAAGCTTCCTGAAAAAGCACTTATTAAAATAAAAGGTAGATACATGATATCATACGTTATTGATGCACTGAGGGGTTCAGGCAAGGTAGAAAAAATTGCAGTAATAGGCGATAAAGAAAAATTAAAATGCATAGATGGGATTGATATATTAATAGAACAAGGCAGCTCCATTATAGAAAATGTTGTTAAAGGAATTGAGCCTTTTAAAAATGACAGGCGTGTTTTGATACTGACATGTGATATTCCTATGCTGACGAAAGAGGCGGTAATTGATTTTATTGAACAATCGGAATCATATAATGCAGACTTATGCTATCCAATTGTGAAAAGAGAGGATAATGAGAGGAAGTTTCCGGATGCTAAAAGGACATACGCTAAAATAAAAGAAGGTACTTTCACAGGTGGAAATATATTTTACTTAAATCCTAAGATAATCGATGCATGTATTGAAGCAGCAAAACAGTTTATAGCGTTTAGGAAAAAACCATGGAAACTGGGTCAGCTTTTGGGATTCAAGATTTTAATCTTGTTTGCTTTTGGACGGGTTACAATAAGTCAGTTGGAAAGAAAAGTTTCGGAGCTTTTTAATATTAATGCAAAAGCTGTAATATCAAAATACCCTGAAATAGGGAACGACGTAGATAAGGATGAGGACGTGGAAATGGCGAATAAATATATAGCGTAA
- the ispE gene encoding 4-(cytidine 5'-diphospho)-2-C-methyl-D-erythritol kinase, with protein MDKLMAKSYAKINLSLDVKGKRDDGYHIVNMVLQSIDLYDKLEFEINDDIVFECDNKYIPSDGSNLVVKAANLLKKEFGGYGALIRLNKNIPVAAGLAGGSSNAAATLVALNKLWNLNIDLSMLKQLATSLGADVPFCIDGGTKVASGIGDVLLDIKTPQLKLLIVKPPLFVSTKDVYTEYDKLDFVENNYTIKMIDAINSNSIACICRSLGNDLERVTIKNYPIIGEIKKKMMERGASGTLMSGSGPTVFGIFDNLDFLNMAYNAFLNEGFFVYIANTIDKGIELYE; from the coding sequence ATGGACAAACTAATGGCAAAATCTTATGCTAAGATAAACTTGTCGCTTGACGTCAAAGGTAAAAGAGATGATGGATACCATATTGTAAACATGGTTTTGCAATCAATAGATTTATATGATAAATTAGAGTTTGAAATAAACGATGATATAGTTTTTGAATGCGATAATAAGTATATACCATCAGATGGAAGCAATCTTGTAGTAAAGGCGGCAAATCTATTGAAAAAAGAATTTGGTGGATATGGTGCATTGATACGGCTCAATAAAAATATACCTGTTGCTGCAGGGCTTGCAGGTGGAAGCTCTAATGCAGCAGCGACATTAGTAGCATTGAACAAGCTTTGGAATCTTAATATAGATTTGTCTATGCTGAAACAATTAGCTACGTCATTAGGAGCTGATGTTCCCTTTTGTATTGATGGTGGAACTAAGGTGGCAAGCGGCATCGGAGATGTATTATTAGACATAAAGACACCGCAGCTAAAGTTGCTTATTGTGAAACCTCCGTTGTTTGTATCAACAAAAGACGTATATACTGAATATGACAAACTTGATTTTGTAGAAAATAATTATACAATAAAGATGATCGATGCTATAAATTCAAACAGTATAGCTTGTATCTGCAGAAGTTTAGGAAATGATTTAGAGCGGGTTACTATCAAGAATTATCCAATTATCGGTGAAATCAAAAAAAAGATGATGGAAAGAGGAGCTTCAGGCACACTGATGAGTGGCAGCGGTCCGACGGTATTTGGAATCTTTGATAATTTGGATTTTTTAAATATGGCGTACAACGCATTTTTGAATGAGGGCTTCTTTGTATATATTGCTAATACTATTGATAAGGGGATTGAACTGTATGAATAA
- a CDS encoding Ger(x)C family spore germination protein: protein MKKIKVYVLLLLILSLLTGCWDKVEIEDRAFVMAIGIDTSNQAKNYIVTFQFPNVKQVTSAAGGGGGGGGQPNFSISEVGDTVFSASRHISTRLDKRLFLGHTKAVILGKDVVSDRNKFLEVLDTLDRSYELSRKLRLLVADGKAQDILLKNYKFDPDIGVYIDDIFKQYNRTSIFPNLDYNKITKSLHDTNGNAIIPVISSGKDELKIAGSAIIKNYKLAGWLSDGENMGYMWLMGFVKGGDITFNMPTTDGKEVKVPFNITNTVMKRQVIEQNGKIIYKIKYDVEGEVTEYSFQKHGEMFETNVLGTMEKKADKVIEKMINDSLKKFQKDLKVDMIGIGDYIQKYKPALWSKVGPEWEKKFPDVVVEPVVSTHIRRIGLFK from the coding sequence GTGAAAAAAATTAAGGTTTATGTGCTGCTTTTGTTGATATTATCACTTTTGACGGGGTGCTGGGATAAGGTAGAGATAGAAGATAGAGCATTTGTAATGGCGATAGGGATTGATACATCTAATCAAGCTAAGAATTACATTGTAACTTTTCAATTTCCTAATGTAAAGCAGGTAACCAGCGCTGCCGGTGGTGGAGGTGGTGGCGGTGGGCAACCTAATTTCTCCATATCAGAGGTTGGCGATACGGTTTTTTCTGCATCTCGCCATATAAGCACGAGACTTGATAAGAGGCTTTTTCTCGGACATACGAAAGCAGTTATACTTGGCAAGGATGTGGTAAGCGATAGGAATAAATTTCTTGAAGTATTAGACACTCTTGATAGAAGCTATGAATTAAGCAGGAAATTGAGGCTTTTAGTCGCAGATGGTAAGGCACAAGATATACTGCTTAAAAATTATAAATTTGATCCAGATATCGGTGTGTATATAGATGATATATTTAAGCAGTATAATAGAACGTCAATATTCCCTAATTTAGATTACAATAAGATAACTAAATCCCTTCATGACACAAATGGAAATGCTATTATTCCTGTTATTTCGTCAGGAAAAGATGAACTAAAAATTGCTGGTTCTGCCATTATAAAAAATTACAAACTGGCAGGATGGCTTTCAGATGGGGAAAACATGGGGTACATGTGGCTAATGGGGTTTGTAAAAGGTGGTGACATTACGTTTAACATGCCTACTACTGACGGAAAAGAAGTAAAAGTTCCTTTTAATATTACAAATACGGTCATGAAAAGACAGGTTATTGAACAAAATGGGAAGATAATTTACAAGATAAAGTATGATGTAGAAGGAGAAGTGACAGAATACAGCTTTCAAAAGCACGGAGAGATGTTTGAAACAAATGTATTAGGCACAATGGAGAAAAAAGCCGACAAAGTGATAGAGAAAATGATTAATGATTCATTGAAGAAATTTCAGAAAGATTTAAAAGTTGATATGATAGGTATCGGTGACTATATACAAAAGTACAAACCAGCATTGTGGAGTAAAGTAGGGCCTGAATGGGAGAAAAAATTTCCAGATGTAGTTGTAGAGCCTGTTGTATCCACCCATATAAGGAGGATTGGTTTATTTAAATAA
- a CDS encoding SPOCS domain-containing protein encodes MLQGAVTNSISYDRFVGGEDSQALIESDVIVPEDMPDAINVVAVVGDAVINEVIESDEKIQVDGELRLNIIYAADKDKKLMRINKSIDFTHFLEINGSKSKCISLVNARVEHVDYSLINSRKMNVKVIVNISGRAFDKEKKEAIVGIQGEEDIEYLKKTIKLSNIVGQNSAETFLKEQVKISDGEPNISRILKTDVVIKPEEPKITDNRVVIQGSVHVYVVYEGDSKDEYGYEECDLNYANFIEVPGALSYMSANTYERIIEKNIEISSDENGDNRIIDIELVLKTEALVVEKDETEIPVDIYGITRNVEPVIESIEAISQQERFKSQAIFKENVEFKNNVRKIIDVVAYPVLSDYILKDGKVLLEGIIDYNIMYIGDNGNPMSFKGEAQFKTFLDAPIDDGELFIDLKITHISYDIMAMKEAELKFVVDATVDAFKISRYDILADVKEIDEARSEENRHSITIYMVQKDDELWDIAKRYRTAKEDIIKVNDLKEEKVLAGSKLIIPNKI; translated from the coding sequence ATGTTGCAGGGGGCAGTGACAAACTCCATAAGTTATGACAGATTTGTAGGTGGCGAGGATAGTCAGGCACTTATAGAAAGTGACGTAATAGTACCAGAAGATATGCCTGATGCCATAAATGTAGTTGCAGTTGTAGGTGATGCTGTAATAAACGAAGTTATAGAAAGCGATGAAAAGATTCAAGTTGACGGTGAACTGAGGCTTAACATCATTTATGCAGCAGATAAAGATAAGAAACTAATGAGGATTAATAAGTCTATTGATTTTACACATTTTCTTGAAATTAACGGTTCAAAATCCAAATGCATATCACTTGTCAACGCTAGAGTGGAACACGTTGATTATTCTCTGATTAACAGTCGAAAAATGAATGTAAAGGTAATAGTGAACATATCTGGAAGAGCATTTGATAAGGAAAAGAAGGAAGCGATAGTTGGGATTCAAGGTGAAGAGGATATAGAATATCTTAAAAAAACTATTAAGCTATCAAATATTGTTGGTCAAAACAGCGCAGAGACTTTTCTGAAAGAACAGGTAAAGATTTCCGATGGTGAACCTAATATATCGAGGATTTTAAAAACTGATGTGGTTATAAAGCCTGAAGAGCCTAAAATAACAGATAATCGTGTAGTTATACAAGGGAGTGTTCATGTATACGTAGTATATGAAGGCGATTCAAAAGACGAGTATGGATATGAAGAATGTGACCTCAACTATGCTAATTTTATAGAAGTGCCTGGGGCATTAAGTTACATGAGTGCCAATACTTATGAAAGAATAATAGAAAAAAATATAGAAATATCGTCTGATGAGAACGGTGATAACAGAATCATCGATATAGAATTAGTTTTAAAGACAGAAGCGCTGGTAGTAGAGAAGGATGAGACTGAAATTCCTGTCGATATTTATGGGATAACGAGAAATGTTGAGCCTGTAATTGAATCGATTGAGGCAATTAGCCAACAGGAACGTTTTAAATCACAAGCTATATTCAAAGAAAATGTCGAATTTAAAAATAATGTAAGAAAAATCATTGATGTTGTGGCATATCCTGTGCTTTCTGACTATATTTTGAAAGATGGGAAAGTGCTTTTGGAAGGTATAATAGATTATAACATAATGTATATAGGTGATAACGGCAATCCGATGTCATTTAAAGGTGAGGCACAGTTTAAGACGTTTTTAGATGCGCCTATCGATGATGGTGAGCTTTTTATTGATTTAAAGATAACTCACATATCGTATGACATAATGGCTATGAAAGAAGCAGAGCTGAAATTTGTCGTCGATGCTACTGTGGATGCATTTAAAATAAGCAGATATGATATTTTAGCAGACGTAAAGGAGATTGATGAAGCTAGAAGCGAGGAAAACAGGCACAGCATTACCATATACATGGTTCAAAAAGATGATGAGCTTTGGGATATAGCAAAACGGTATAGGACTGCTAAGGAAGATATTATTAAGGTAAATGATCTGAAAGAAGAAAAAGTTTTGGCAGGTTCAAAGCTTATAATACCAAATAAAATATAA
- the spoIIR gene encoding stage II sporulation protein R, producing the protein MKRFIAIILALFIVFLFAISRNDNTYAMKEDISNKLIRFHVIANSDSVDDQNLKLKVRDAVIKSMNDKFIGVTNLKESEDIIKKNIPYIQKIAQDTVYANGKDYGVKVMYGRFDFPTKYYDTIMLPAGNYNALRIVIGKGEGKNWWCVMFPPLCFVDITHGLSSDETKRELSKYLSEDELSMIETNKPQVKFKIVEVLEKYFDDIRMALK; encoded by the coding sequence ATGAAGCGATTTATAGCAATTATTTTGGCACTTTTTATAGTATTTCTTTTTGCAATTAGCAGAAACGATAATACATACGCCATGAAGGAAGACATATCAAATAAGCTTATTAGGTTTCACGTTATAGCAAATAGCGATTCAGTAGATGACCAAAATTTAAAACTTAAAGTAAGAGATGCAGTAATCAAAAGTATGAACGACAAATTCATTGGAGTGACAAACTTAAAAGAGTCAGAAGACATAATCAAGAAGAACATACCATATATACAGAAGATAGCGCAAGATACTGTTTACGCCAACGGCAAAGATTATGGTGTGAAGGTGATGTACGGGCGTTTTGATTTTCCGACAAAGTATTATGACACAATAATGCTTCCGGCAGGAAATTACAATGCACTAAGAATAGTAATAGGAAAAGGTGAAGGGAAAAACTGGTGGTGTGTGATGTTTCCGCCTTTGTGTTTTGTAGATATTACACATGGCCTTTCAAGTGATGAAACGAAGAGAGAGCTAAGTAAGTATTTGTCAGAAGACGAGCTTTCCATGATAGAGACAAATAAACCACAGGTGAAATTTAAAATTGTAGAAGTGCTTGAGAAGTATTTTGATGATATTCGTATGGCATTAAAATAA
- a CDS encoding endospore germination permease — MIKNNDKISENQTTILLFTTMLGAGILSLSADVAKAAGPNALIVILLGGILALILARFIGYIASKFPTETFVEYSAKLMTKPVSVILSIFLVAYFLIFCSLNLRIFAEVTKSYLLNSTPVEVIMITMLFTSGYIVRYGIEPIARLSEILFPIMVIPMMIIFLPTITDLDLSNFLPILRISFLNLLKGILSTTYSFIGFEILYVIFPYIQMGTKFKKSINISFFSIIFFYIYVTFYTIGIFGYKETSVQLWPLLTVIKSINFPGFFIENLESLIMGIWTFAVFTSISAFHYAATLTLSKLIKAREHTYLVIPLIPIIYFMALIPDSIVEVYKYASYASILTLFFVVILPILMFLAMKLRDKGMKNSEKN, encoded by the coding sequence ATGATAAAAAATAATGACAAGATATCAGAAAATCAAACTACAATACTGCTTTTTACAACTATGCTGGGGGCAGGTATATTAAGTTTATCTGCTGATGTTGCAAAAGCGGCTGGTCCAAATGCGCTTATAGTGATACTGTTGGGAGGAATCCTAGCGTTAATATTAGCAAGATTTATTGGTTATATAGCATCTAAATTTCCAACGGAAACTTTTGTAGAGTACTCTGCAAAACTTATGACAAAGCCTGTATCTGTTATATTAAGTATCTTTCTTGTTGCATATTTTTTAATTTTTTGCAGTTTGAATCTAAGAATTTTTGCAGAGGTTACAAAATCATATCTTTTAAATAGTACGCCAGTTGAAGTGATAATGATAACAATGCTTTTCACCTCTGGTTACATCGTACGTTATGGCATAGAACCTATTGCTAGGTTATCAGAGATTCTTTTTCCTATAATGGTCATACCTATGATGATTATTTTTCTTCCAACTATTACTGATTTAGATTTAAGCAATTTTTTGCCAATTTTGAGGATTTCTTTTTTAAATTTATTGAAAGGAATATTGTCAACAACTTATAGTTTTATCGGGTTTGAAATACTATATGTTATATTTCCATATATTCAAATGGGAACTAAATTTAAAAAAAGTATAAACATTTCCTTTTTCTCTATTATATTTTTTTATATATACGTTACATTTTATACAATAGGTATATTTGGATACAAAGAGACAAGTGTGCAGCTTTGGCCTTTGCTTACAGTTATAAAATCTATAAATTTCCCAGGCTTTTTTATTGAGAATCTTGAAAGCTTGATAATGGGTATTTGGACATTTGCAGTATTTACATCAATATCAGCTTTTCATTATGCTGCCACATTGACTCTTTCTAAACTTATTAAGGCTAGGGAACATACATATTTAGTTATACCCCTTATACCTATTATCTACTTTATGGCGCTTATCCCAGACTCCATAGTTGAAGTATACAAATATGCTTCATATGCATCGATTTTAACATTGTTTTTTGTTGTTATTCTTCCGATTTTAATGTTTTTAGCTATGAAATTGAGAGATAAGGGGATGAAAAACAGTGAAAAAAATTAA